In the genome of Thermodesulfobacteriota bacterium, the window TTTTTTATGGTCTGCCCGCAGGGCAGGGTAAACGGTTGCCCGATCAGTTCCCGGGGTGATTGGTTGTTATTCATAAAAATCCTTCCTTTTCAAACCGCCCTAAAACGCTATAACCCTAACCACTTAACACTTAACCACTTAATCACTTAACACTTAAAACGTAATCACTTAATCACTTTTCTATATTCTTCATATCCCTCTTTTTCAAGATCCGCCAGGGGAACAAATCTCAGGGCCGCGGAATTGATGCAAAAGCGCCGGCCCGTGGGCGCCGGGCCATCGTCAAAGACGTGGCCCAGATGAGAGTCGGCCCCGGCGCTGCGGACCTCCACCCGCCTCATGAACAGGGAGCGGTCCTCTTTTTCCGTCACCGCTTCCGGTTTTACGGGTCGGGTAAAGCTGGGCCAGCCGGTTCCGGAATCGAACTTGTCCGAAGACAGAAAGAGGGGCTCGCCGGACACCACGTCCACGTAAAGGCCGGGTGCCTTGTTGTTCCAGTAGGGATTGTCAAAAGGCGGCTCGGTTTTATCCTTCCGCGTCACCGCGTACTGCATGGGGGTCAGTTTTTCTTTGAGTTCATCCTCGGGCGGACGGGTGTAGGCGCCCGTCTCCGGCCGATCCTTCCAGGCGGCGGCGATAAACCGGTCCCGCCCGGAACCGGCCCGGTAGGCCTTGTACCGGAGCGGATTCTTTTTGGCGTAATCCTGATGATAAGCCTCAGCCGGGTAGAAGGTGGTGTAGGGCAGGATGGCCGTGGTCACCGGCCGGTCAAAACGGCCGCTGTCGTCAATCGCCTTTTTCGAGGCTTCGGCCAGGGCCTTCTGCCCCTCGTCATGAAAAAAAATCGCCGACCGGTACTGGGGGCCGCGGTCCACGAAGGACCCGCCGTCATCCGTCGGGTCAATCTGCCGCCAGAAGACGTTCAGCAATTCCTCATAGCGGATCCGCGCCGGGTCGTATTCCACTTCAATCGCCTCCAGGTGGCCGCTGCGTCCCGAGCAGACGTCCTCGTAGGTCGGATCGGCCAGGTGCCCGCCGATATAGCCGGAGATCACCGCCGTCACCCCTTCCAGGGCCTGAAAGGGGGGCTCCATGCACCAGAAACAGCCGCCGGCAAAGGTGGCGGTTTCCAGGGGAGAAGCGGTCTTTTTGCCGGTATCGCCTGCCGCGGCGCCCGCGTAATGGTCGCCGCCGGTTATAGTCGTCATCATCATGATCACCATCAGTAGTGTTGTTTTTATTTTATGTTTCATTGCTGTTTTATCCTTATGCCTTATTTTTCAAACATAAGGCCATTTTACAAATCGGCAAGTAGCGGCACGGCGCGCCGTGGCTCTGGGGGGATACCTTGAATATCCGCGATTCCATCTTATCATTTAAACAAGGCGCAACCGTTTATCAGAAAAACGGGAAAAGCCACAAAAAATAGGTTTGCGGACGGCCAAGAACGTTCTTACGGATCGTCAGCCAAAGGGAGGACATGATGAACGAAAAAAATAATATATCGGAAATTATCCGAAACATAAGTGACAGATATAGTGACCGCATCAATGACATGGGAAACCATTATCTTGAGGTGAATATCGGTCGGGAGGCGGAGCGGATGGGGTTGACCGATCTGCCGGATCCAATCCGTTCGGCTGATGTAGTGGTTCCCCTGAAGGAGCCGGCGCCCGGCATGAAAGTCATGATCGACGGCCGAACCTTTGTGGATTATGCCCGCTTTGACTCCGGCCTGGCCGCGCCGGAATATGTGGCCCGGGCCGCGGGCCTGCCGTTTACGCCCTATGCGGCGCCCGTCAGCATGGTGCTGAACTTTGCCTGACATAAATCCTTTTATTTCTCCACCGCCTCCAGTTCCCCGGCGCGGTCTCTGGTAAGGTCGGCGGCGCCGAACATTTCATCCCCCCCGGGAAGAATGAGCAGCAGCCGGTGGCAGATATCCACCGCGCCCCGGCCTTCAGCCATTTCAAAACCGAGAATGTGGCCGCCGACGGTCCGGTCGTCGCTGATAAAATGCAGGTGATATCCGGGCACATTAATGCCC includes:
- the msrB gene encoding peptide-methionine (R)-S-oxide reductase MsrB — protein: MKHKIKTTLLMVIMMMTTITGGDHYAGAAAGDTGKKTASPLETATFAGGCFWCMEPPFQALEGVTAVISGYIGGHLADPTYEDVCSGRSGHLEAIEVEYDPARIRYEELLNVFWRQIDPTDDGGSFVDRGPQYRSAIFFHDEGQKALAEASKKAIDDSGRFDRPVTTAILPYTTFYPAEAYHQDYAKKNPLRYKAYRAGSGRDRFIAAAWKDRPETGAYTRPPEDELKEKLTPMQYAVTRKDKTEPPFDNPYWNNKAPGLYVDVVSGEPLFLSSDKFDSGTGWPSFTRPVKPEAVTEKEDRSLFMRRVEVRSAGADSHLGHVFDDGPAPTGRRFCINSAALRFVPLADLEKEGYEEYRKVIK